One region of Salinibacterium sp. TMP30 genomic DNA includes:
- a CDS encoding aminotransferase, translated as MNDTSNSVDFSLVQDPPPEISEEDAAAFADTLFGIDATARSLGSHQDRNFLLNGSHERALLKISNPATTKIELEAQSLAAAHLAAREPSIRVPLTRTGRDGARVQEFTANGQKLHARVLDFLNGAPLSGGRYLSPRAVRAIGALAARVAVAFADFDAPNIERSNQWDLRQAPGVLDALLPHVGDEVLRARLREAGDNAWAQVSSLSADLPVQTIHGDLTDDNVVSNDSLTSIPDGIIDFGDVNRSWAVGEIAITVSSLLHHDGATLPSVLRAVAAYHSVRPLSLAEAEALWPLVVLRGAILVASGHHVQTTDPDNEYASENLLHELRIFEQATSVPLDVANELVRISLGFEARHASLPSGGMLIPTLNTSDVTVLDFSATSAALDSGRWLDNDAEAEIAAEALNAGVSAALTRFAEPRLTRARIPIDPDPLNTPLGIELTLAKPHEVTAPWQGLVTHSADGIEFRGNGVLLRLEGAEALVPTDSEVHAGAPIARAQHQLCVRASLGDDKVPWMVSPELTAAWRALACDPTSLVLGHTLPSTDRDSAALIVRRRGTVADAQEFYYDEPPMMVRGWKEYLVDADARVYLDVLNNVTSIGHAHPRLVDAITRQWSLLNTNSRFNYPAVVDFSERLSALLPEPLSSVFLVNSGSEAVDLALRIAQAWKSRSDVLAVREAYHGWTYLSDAVSTSIADNPGALSTRPDWVHTVDAPNTYRGKHRGTESTRYADEAVAEVERLAAAGTPVGAFIAETFYGNAGGIALPDGYLNAVYSAVRKYGGLAVADEVQVGYGRLGEWFWGFEQQGVVPDIVAVAKAMGNGHPLGAVITTPEIAAHYRSQGYFFSSAGGSPVSSVVGLTVLDVIRDEKLQENAVETGSYLKERLASLGERHTIVGTVHGSGFYLGLEFVRDRVTLEPATEETNAICERLREVGVIVQPTSDYQCVLKIKPPMCLTRASADAFVDALDRVLTTGW; from the coding sequence GTGAACGATACGTCTAACTCAGTCGACTTCTCCCTGGTGCAAGACCCACCTCCGGAGATCTCCGAGGAGGATGCCGCGGCTTTCGCCGACACACTCTTTGGCATTGACGCCACGGCTCGTTCGCTCGGCAGCCATCAGGACCGTAATTTCCTTCTGAACGGCTCGCATGAGCGCGCTCTCCTGAAAATCTCCAACCCCGCCACCACAAAGATCGAGCTCGAGGCACAATCGCTCGCCGCCGCCCACCTCGCCGCACGGGAGCCCAGCATCCGGGTGCCGCTCACTCGCACCGGGCGCGATGGCGCACGCGTGCAGGAGTTCACGGCCAACGGCCAGAAACTCCACGCCCGTGTGCTCGATTTCCTCAACGGCGCACCGCTATCTGGCGGGCGCTACCTGTCCCCCCGCGCTGTGCGCGCGATCGGTGCTCTTGCAGCTCGCGTCGCCGTCGCTTTCGCGGACTTCGATGCTCCCAATATTGAGCGCTCAAATCAGTGGGATCTTCGGCAAGCTCCGGGAGTGTTAGACGCGCTCCTTCCTCACGTCGGCGACGAAGTACTTCGTGCGCGCCTGCGCGAGGCGGGCGACAACGCTTGGGCACAGGTGTCTTCCTTGTCCGCTGACCTTCCGGTGCAAACAATCCATGGTGACCTCACCGACGACAATGTTGTTTCCAACGACAGCCTGACGAGCATCCCCGACGGAATAATTGACTTCGGTGATGTCAACCGCAGCTGGGCTGTCGGCGAGATCGCCATCACGGTCTCCTCGCTTTTGCACCATGACGGGGCCACGTTGCCATCCGTGCTCCGCGCCGTTGCGGCCTACCACTCGGTCCGCCCGCTATCGCTGGCCGAAGCCGAAGCGCTCTGGCCCCTCGTCGTGCTCCGCGGCGCGATACTCGTCGCGAGCGGCCACCACGTGCAAACTACAGACCCCGACAATGAGTACGCAAGCGAGAATTTGCTGCACGAGCTGCGCATCTTTGAGCAGGCCACCTCGGTGCCGCTGGACGTCGCAAACGAACTCGTTCGCATTTCGCTTGGATTCGAGGCCCGTCACGCCAGCCTGCCGTCGGGGGGAATGCTGATCCCAACGCTGAATACGAGCGATGTGACCGTGCTCGATTTCTCCGCGACGAGTGCTGCGCTCGACAGCGGGCGCTGGCTCGACAATGACGCTGAAGCGGAGATCGCCGCTGAGGCCCTCAACGCTGGTGTGTCCGCCGCGCTTACCCGCTTCGCCGAGCCCCGGCTCACGCGCGCGCGTATTCCGATCGATCCAGATCCCTTGAACACTCCGCTCGGCATCGAGCTCACGCTGGCGAAGCCGCACGAAGTGACCGCTCCCTGGCAGGGCCTCGTCACGCACAGTGCTGACGGTATTGAGTTTCGCGGCAACGGCGTGCTTCTCAGGCTCGAGGGTGCCGAAGCTCTTGTCCCGACCGACTCAGAGGTGCACGCTGGCGCACCAATCGCCCGCGCCCAGCACCAGCTCTGTGTGCGAGCATCGCTCGGCGATGACAAGGTGCCCTGGATGGTCAGCCCCGAACTCACGGCCGCTTGGCGCGCTCTCGCCTGCGATCCAACATCCCTCGTGCTTGGCCACACACTTCCGAGTACGGACCGCGATTCGGCGGCTCTTATTGTTCGCCGACGCGGCACCGTCGCCGACGCACAGGAGTTCTACTACGACGAGCCTCCGATGATGGTGCGTGGGTGGAAGGAGTACCTCGTCGACGCCGATGCCCGGGTGTACCTAGACGTGCTCAATAACGTCACTTCGATCGGACACGCCCACCCGCGCCTCGTCGACGCCATCACCCGGCAGTGGAGCCTGCTGAACACCAATTCCCGCTTCAACTATCCAGCGGTCGTCGACTTCTCCGAGCGGTTGAGCGCGCTGCTCCCCGAGCCTCTCAGCTCAGTCTTTCTCGTCAATAGTGGCTCGGAGGCTGTCGACCTCGCGTTACGCATTGCCCAGGCATGGAAAAGTCGCAGCGACGTGCTCGCTGTGCGCGAGGCGTACCACGGCTGGACGTACCTTTCGGATGCCGTATCCACCTCGATCGCTGATAACCCCGGCGCCCTCAGTACGCGGCCAGACTGGGTGCATACCGTCGACGCACCAAACACCTACCGAGGCAAGCACCGCGGCACGGAGTCCACCCGTTACGCCGACGAAGCTGTGGCCGAGGTCGAGCGTCTGGCCGCCGCTGGAACCCCCGTCGGCGCCTTCATTGCGGAGACTTTCTACGGCAACGCCGGTGGCATCGCCTTGCCCGACGGGTACCTCAATGCCGTCTATAGCGCGGTGCGCAAATATGGCGGTCTCGCGGTCGCCGACGAGGTGCAAGTCGGCTACGGCCGCTTGGGCGAGTGGTTCTGGGGCTTCGAACAGCAGGGGGTCGTGCCTGATATCGTCGCGGTCGCCAAGGCGATGGGCAATGGGCATCCGCTCGGCGCGGTGATCACAACACCGGAAATAGCGGCTCACTACCGCTCGCAGGGCTACTTCTTCTCCTCAGCAGGCGGCAGCCCAGTGTCGAGTGTTGTTGGCCTCACCGTGCTCGATGTCATTCGCGACGAAAAGTTGCAGGAAAATGCGGTTGAAACCGGGAGCTATCTCAAGGAACGACTCGCCTCGCTTGGCGAGCGTCACACGATTGTCGGAACGGTGCACGGCAGCGGCTTCTATCTCGGTCTCGAATTCGTGCGAGACCGAGTAACACTAGAACCAGCTACCGAGGAAACTAACGCTATTTGCGAACGCCTGCGTGAGGTGGGTGTCATCGTTCAACCCACGTCGGACTATCAGTGCGTGCTCAAGATCAAACCGCCGATGTGTCTCACCCGGGCGAGTGCCGACGCTTTCGTCGACGCTCTCGATCGGGTGCTGACGACCGGGTGGTGA
- a CDS encoding DUF898 family protein, whose protein sequence is MARTGSFTFDGGAGSYFGTAILGALITIFTLGICYPFSLVLTERWRAKHSFIEGKQMVFTGTGLGLFGLWIKWFFLTIITIGIYGFWVAPRITKWKWEHTSFVV, encoded by the coding sequence ATGGCACGTACGGGAAGCTTCACATTCGATGGAGGTGCTGGTTCCTATTTCGGCACCGCAATCCTTGGCGCCCTCATCACAATATTTACGCTAGGAATCTGCTATCCATTCAGCTTGGTGCTCACGGAGCGTTGGCGAGCCAAGCATTCCTTTATCGAGGGCAAGCAGATGGTATTTACGGGAACCGGGCTCGGCCTTTTCGGCCTCTGGATCAAGTGGTTCTTTCTCACCATAATCACGATCGGCATCTACGGCTTCTGGGTAGCACCCCGAATCACTAAATGGAAGTGGGAGCACACCAGCTTCGTCGTCTAG
- a CDS encoding ABC transporter permease, which yields MIDANPWIATGVALVLLAAIATIGLSAARVRQPRSALLALGRAVLQLAALSLILTGILQDPLWVGIGLTVMFVAAVITATRRSTGGLRNGKALAVAMVVGPITVMAIVFATGAVEFSPRYVLAIGGIVIGNTMTIAILIQRVFTTSVRDHWDEVEGWLALGATPRQSTRELGRSAIYTALLPSIDQTKTTGIVVLPGAFVGAIFGGASPLEAGRFQIVVLACILAAGVLTAVILVRITSAISVRPTEQ from the coding sequence ATGATCGATGCGAACCCGTGGATCGCGACCGGTGTAGCACTTGTGCTACTTGCCGCGATCGCGACCATAGGCCTCAGTGCTGCCCGAGTCCGTCAGCCGCGCTCAGCACTTCTGGCGCTGGGCCGGGCAGTGCTGCAACTGGCAGCGCTGAGTCTCATCCTGACGGGAATTCTTCAAGACCCGCTCTGGGTCGGGATCGGGCTCACCGTCATGTTCGTCGCGGCTGTCATTACCGCAACGCGGCGCAGTACGGGTGGACTTCGCAATGGCAAAGCGCTCGCGGTGGCGATGGTGGTGGGGCCGATCACAGTCATGGCGATCGTTTTCGCCACTGGCGCTGTCGAGTTCTCTCCGCGCTACGTCCTCGCTATCGGCGGAATCGTGATCGGCAACACGATGACCATCGCAATCCTCATTCAGCGGGTCTTCACCACCTCGGTTCGGGATCATTGGGATGAGGTCGAAGGGTGGTTGGCTCTCGGCGCCACGCCGCGCCAGTCCACTCGTGAGCTGGGCCGATCGGCAATCTACACGGCACTACTCCCGTCAATCGATCAAACAAAAACGACAGGTATCGTCGTGCTGCCTGGCGCCTTCGTAGGGGCCATCTTCGGCGGTGCCTCGCCACTGGAGGCTGGACGATTCCAGATCGTCGTGCTGGCTTGTATCCTCGCTGCGGGGGTGCTCACCGCCGTGATTCTGGTCAGGATCACGAGCGCAATCTCAGTACGGCCAACCGAGCAGTGA
- a CDS encoding M20/M25/M40 family metallo-hydrolase — MTESIIAVPTAEILLSSARSLDHAFRHDLAALVAIDSGSQHAAGVEAVAVWCTERLAQEGFSVSAHETEPVGGQAYGPVIIARRTGTGTNRVLLFAHMDTVFDQGESAKRPYSEHAGRAYGPGVSDDKGGIAAAFAAARVLADSGWDGFGELVIALTPDEEVGSPASRAILAQLASTSDVAFCMECARENGDIVGSRKGVADVHIDVRGRTAHSGVEPERGVNAAVEAAHLLLELQALSGSAPGLSVNVGTIAAGSRVNIVPGSAQLTVEVRAERITDLVGVLDAIDERARTPHVSGAVITAKRLDVCPPLEIDSTRDLARIATRLAADLGVNLQVAATGGVSDANFVAATGVSTLDGLGPIGGGDHTDDEWIDLTTVPQRVALLSALIVEVSRYDDESSRGAR; from the coding sequence ATGACGGAATCCATCATCGCTGTGCCGACCGCCGAGATTCTTCTCAGTTCTGCACGCTCACTCGACCACGCCTTCCGCCACGACCTCGCCGCGCTTGTCGCGATCGATTCTGGCTCCCAGCACGCTGCTGGCGTCGAAGCAGTCGCCGTCTGGTGCACCGAACGTCTCGCTCAGGAGGGCTTCTCCGTGTCGGCTCACGAGACGGAGCCGGTCGGCGGACAAGCCTACGGCCCCGTGATCATCGCCCGACGAACAGGCACGGGCACGAACCGCGTCCTTCTCTTTGCCCACATGGACACAGTCTTCGACCAGGGAGAATCGGCGAAACGCCCCTATAGCGAGCATGCCGGACGCGCGTATGGTCCCGGTGTCAGCGATGACAAGGGTGGCATCGCGGCCGCGTTCGCCGCTGCGAGGGTGTTAGCCGACTCGGGTTGGGATGGTTTTGGGGAACTCGTCATCGCTCTAACCCCCGACGAAGAGGTGGGCTCACCCGCAAGTCGGGCCATTCTGGCGCAACTTGCCTCGACGAGCGATGTCGCTTTCTGCATGGAATGCGCGCGCGAGAATGGGGACATTGTGGGGTCGCGCAAGGGAGTCGCCGATGTGCACATCGACGTGCGGGGCCGCACTGCGCATTCGGGAGTGGAACCAGAGCGAGGGGTCAATGCGGCTGTGGAAGCGGCGCACCTTCTCCTCGAATTGCAGGCGCTGTCGGGATCAGCCCCAGGCCTTTCAGTTAACGTTGGCACCATTGCCGCCGGGAGCAGGGTGAACATTGTCCCTGGTTCAGCGCAATTGACCGTTGAGGTGCGCGCCGAGCGCATTACTGATCTGGTCGGGGTCCTCGATGCCATTGACGAGCGCGCACGAACGCCACACGTCTCGGGCGCGGTAATCACCGCGAAACGGCTGGATGTCTGCCCTCCCTTAGAAATCGATTCGACACGCGATCTCGCACGCATCGCAACCAGACTTGCCGCCGACCTGGGCGTGAACCTTCAGGTTGCGGCGACCGGTGGAGTATCCGACGCGAACTTTGTCGCGGCGACCGGAGTCTCAACCCTCGACGGTTTGGGCCCCATCGGAGGAGGAGACCACACCGACGACGAGTGGATTGACCTGACCACGGTCCCCCAGCGCGTCGCCCTGCTTTCAGCGCTCATCGTCGAGGTCTCGCGCTACGATGATGAGAGTTCGAGAGGGGCACGATGA
- a CDS encoding FHA domain-containing protein encodes MSATTRLDIDLAFSLEEPIDSSHASSDSAAVESEQMAGTISASGLDIDVYSSKPELFVQSRTVKLKDLRGIAAALAERGLSVSLSGPDGVIVRLGAVRASVAQRLLTGSSHIGLGSRNALAPLLRRRSAATTKSSAVRLPPGTLFPLVPTFDRLIRRKITTTHYESGAGRPRLIFVVGSENWNGQMPREFALLPGITTIGSSPSADLQLPGLEPFHAEIRHDSDDEYVLHSLGEVGGGSQPLPGQEPGSRVLRTGARMEMGQWRIGFFREEYADHGRPHGGRRGGEYARQKPQPNRRSQNSPQTAQSTGAATATADPAQPDDSSI; translated from the coding sequence ATGAGCGCCACCACGCGGCTTGACATCGATCTGGCATTCTCCCTCGAAGAACCGATCGATAGCTCGCACGCGTCATCTGACAGTGCGGCAGTCGAGTCGGAGCAGATGGCGGGCACCATATCCGCCAGCGGCCTCGACATTGACGTGTATTCCAGTAAGCCCGAACTGTTCGTGCAGTCGAGAACGGTGAAGCTCAAAGATCTTCGCGGTATCGCCGCAGCATTAGCGGAGCGTGGTCTCAGCGTTTCCCTCTCTGGCCCCGACGGTGTGATTGTGCGGCTTGGTGCTGTGCGGGCATCCGTCGCCCAGCGTCTCCTCACCGGTTCCTCTCATATTGGGCTCGGCAGCCGGAACGCGTTGGCTCCGCTGCTTCGACGCCGCAGCGCCGCAACCACGAAAAGTTCTGCGGTTAGGCTACCGCCCGGAACCCTGTTTCCCCTCGTGCCCACCTTTGACCGTCTGATTCGCCGGAAGATCACCACAACGCACTATGAATCTGGGGCAGGTCGGCCTCGGCTCATCTTCGTGGTGGGTTCCGAGAACTGGAACGGTCAAATGCCGCGCGAGTTTGCACTACTGCCGGGGATAACCACCATTGGTTCGTCACCATCGGCAGATCTGCAACTCCCCGGATTGGAACCTTTTCACGCCGAAATTCGCCACGATTCCGACGACGAATATGTGCTGCACTCGCTGGGTGAGGTCGGGGGAGGGTCGCAGCCGCTGCCAGGCCAAGAACCCGGCTCGAGAGTGCTTCGTACAGGTGCGCGGATGGAGATGGGGCAGTGGCGAATCGGGTTCTTCCGTGAAGAATATGCCGACCACGGGCGACCCCACGGCGGTCGACGGGGTGGCGAGTACGCGCGCCAAAAACCACAACCCAACCGCCGCAGCCAGAACTCGCCGCAGACGGCGCAGTCAACGGGAGCCGCTACAGCGACGGCCGATCCTGCACAACCGGACGATTCCTCAATCTAG
- a CDS encoding isocitrate lyase/phosphoenolpyruvate mutase family protein encodes MATFRDLHYGDAPLLLPNAWDVGSALAFATAGLPAIGTTSFGVAGSAGIPDGGGATKAATVALLAQLCRLPVHVTADIEDGRLIDSTAFAAKVMAVKRRSPNVFVNARIDNLWLAALSSSSGCGRQQRHRPARRHTGAGRDPVLGDAGSSR; translated from the coding sequence ATGGCGACTTTTCGGGATCTGCACTACGGCGATGCGCCCCTCTTGCTGCCGAATGCGTGGGATGTTGGTTCAGCCTTGGCCTTCGCGACCGCGGGCTTGCCTGCTATCGGAACCACCAGCTTTGGCGTTGCGGGCAGTGCGGGTATTCCCGATGGTGGCGGTGCTACTAAGGCGGCAACCGTTGCGTTGCTCGCGCAGCTGTGTCGACTGCCGGTGCACGTCACGGCGGACATTGAGGATGGTCGCCTTATTGATTCAACGGCTTTCGCTGCGAAGGTGATGGCCGTCAAGCGACGCAGCCCCAACGTGTTCGTCAACGCTCGGATCGACAACCTCTGGCTCGCTGCCCTATCGAGCAGCAGTGGATGCGGCCGTCAACAGCGTCACCGCCCTGCGCGACGGCACACAGGTGCCGGGCGCGACCCCGTACTGGGAGATGCAGGCTCGTCTCGTTGA
- a CDS encoding DUF368 domain-containing protein, which produces MTRLHPVIRSVADAFRGTLIGFAEIVPGVSGGTIALLVGVYDTLIDGAGHLARGVALTIGDGIRGRGLSRAAAHFRSVRWNVVLPIGIGMLLAIVVGAAVLAPLLEEYPTGTRAVSAGLIAASLIVPARMVGGRWTLREILVGLLAAALTFALTGLPRAGEAEPTLLLVAVAAAFAICALVLPGVSGSYVLLIVGMYAPTLAAVNDRNFAYLGTFILGAIVGLGLFVSALQWLLKNRRRITLVIMTGLMLGSLRALWPWQTESGAILSPDDDLGLVLLLVIVGAGVVLGIMVAEAALMKRRMLSPEIVADPDPHDPEPAPDAPASGVSASDGSAPSDAGSIDSRE; this is translated from the coding sequence ATGACCCGACTGCACCCCGTCATACGCAGCGTCGCTGACGCCTTCCGCGGCACACTTATCGGCTTCGCCGAGATTGTGCCCGGAGTCAGTGGCGGCACTATCGCACTACTAGTCGGCGTCTACGACACACTGATCGATGGTGCCGGGCACCTCGCGCGCGGAGTCGCCCTCACAATCGGCGACGGCATCCGGGGCCGCGGGCTCTCACGCGCAGCCGCCCACTTTCGTTCGGTGCGCTGGAACGTCGTATTACCCATCGGCATCGGCATGCTTCTGGCGATCGTCGTGGGAGCTGCTGTGCTCGCTCCACTGCTCGAGGAATACCCGACGGGCACCCGCGCAGTCTCCGCAGGCCTCATTGCCGCCTCGCTCATCGTGCCAGCGCGCATGGTGGGCGGCCGGTGGACGCTGCGAGAAATACTGGTCGGGCTCCTTGCGGCCGCCCTTACTTTTGCTCTCACTGGCTTGCCGCGCGCAGGCGAGGCCGAACCGACGCTGCTCCTTGTGGCGGTCGCGGCAGCCTTCGCGATCTGCGCGCTCGTGCTGCCCGGAGTTTCGGGGTCGTACGTCTTACTGATCGTCGGCATGTACGCACCGACCCTCGCGGCCGTCAACGACCGCAACTTCGCATACCTCGGCACCTTCATCCTCGGCGCTATCGTCGGCTTGGGTCTCTTCGTCTCGGCGCTGCAATGGCTGCTGAAGAACCGCCGCCGCATCACCCTCGTCATCATGACGGGTCTCATGCTCGGCTCACTTCGCGCGTTGTGGCCTTGGCAGACCGAGTCGGGCGCAATACTGTCGCCTGACGACGACCTAGGGCTTGTGCTTTTGCTCGTTATCGTGGGCGCCGGCGTCGTGCTGGGCATTATGGTCGCAGAGGCTGCCCTAATGAAGCGACGGATGCTTTCCCCCGAGATTGTTGCCGACCCAGACCCGCACGACCCTGAGCCTGCGCCTGACGCGCCTGCGTCTGGTGTTTCCGCATCTGACGGTTCTGCGCCGTCAGATGCGGGTTCGATCGATTCCCGGGAGTAA
- a CDS encoding threonine/serine exporter family protein produces MSKGINYRVRALGQRMGRSLITMAGGALRSTNAPTQLLSIPGSEQQLSQRHARSVIDLCLRAGEAMLATGASAADVVATVLRISTAYGVSGMHVDITFTSLTVSVHRGMNEDPMSIMRIVKVRTIDYTRLQNVYWLIDKITGPDGPGDVDETREQLGVILTTPHPYRRWVVTAGKAILAAGVVVIFGASFVLVLVAAASAAISDIMTRRLERWSVPAFFAQMAAAAVTTAIAVFMFWLRSVGIEIPGSNSPTVIVISGIIMLLSGVGLTAAASDAIGGYYVTATARGLEVIMMTLGLAVGISIVLSISLRLGIPVAVGDSLGESRSLISGMVGSAIIAVGFALASYVRLRLLPIMAIGASLVFAVYWVVLPSADSPGLAPAIAGTAAGVISYLLYRWLKVPEGATNMVGIIALLPGLALYRGIYALMDSEFGVNEALPAMVMALATGLGLAAGTTIGGFVARRTFGFDRSAMLALKRSRTPR; encoded by the coding sequence GTGAGTAAAGGCATCAACTACCGTGTACGGGCTTTGGGACAACGGATGGGTCGATCCCTCATCACTATGGCTGGGGGAGCCCTGCGTTCAACCAATGCTCCCACTCAGCTCCTGTCAATCCCGGGAAGTGAGCAGCAGCTATCCCAGCGACACGCGCGCTCGGTCATCGATCTGTGCTTGCGGGCCGGCGAAGCCATGCTGGCTACAGGAGCATCCGCAGCGGATGTTGTTGCCACAGTGCTTCGCATCAGTACGGCATATGGCGTCAGCGGAATGCACGTCGACATCACCTTCACCTCGCTCACCGTCTCGGTGCATCGGGGGATGAACGAAGACCCCATGTCAATCATGCGTATCGTGAAAGTGCGCACCATCGACTACACGCGGCTCCAGAATGTGTACTGGCTCATCGACAAAATCACGGGCCCGGATGGTCCCGGAGATGTCGATGAGACACGCGAGCAGCTTGGCGTAATTCTGACAACGCCCCACCCGTACCGCCGCTGGGTGGTGACCGCGGGCAAAGCTATTCTCGCGGCAGGTGTCGTGGTGATCTTCGGCGCGAGCTTTGTGCTGGTGCTCGTCGCGGCAGCATCCGCGGCCATTTCCGACATCATGACTCGTCGCCTAGAGCGCTGGTCGGTTCCCGCGTTCTTTGCTCAGATGGCTGCCGCAGCGGTGACCACTGCGATCGCTGTTTTCATGTTCTGGCTTCGCTCAGTCGGCATCGAGATCCCCGGATCGAATAGTCCGACCGTCATTGTGATCTCCGGCATCATCATGCTTCTTTCCGGTGTCGGGCTCACCGCCGCAGCCAGTGACGCGATCGGCGGCTACTACGTCACGGCAACTGCCCGCGGATTGGAGGTCATCATGATGACCCTCGGGCTTGCGGTCGGCATCTCGATCGTGCTGAGCATTTCCCTGCGCCTCGGAATCCCGGTAGCAGTGGGCGACTCTCTCGGTGAAAGCCGAAGCCTTATTTCTGGGATGGTCGGGTCGGCGATCATCGCCGTCGGCTTCGCCCTCGCCTCCTACGTGCGGCTGCGTCTGCTACCGATCATGGCAATCGGGGCAAGCCTCGTGTTCGCCGTGTACTGGGTAGTGCTGCCATCGGCGGACTCGCCAGGGCTAGCCCCCGCTATTGCCGGCACGGCTGCCGGCGTCATCAGCTACCTTCTTTACCGCTGGCTGAAAGTGCCAGAAGGCGCCACAAACATGGTCGGCATCATCGCCCTCCTCCCCGGACTCGCACTGTATCGAGGCATCTACGCCCTCATGGATTCCGAATTCGGCGTCAACGAAGCTCTGCCCGCAATGGTTATGGCACTAGCAACCGGCTTAGGCCTCGCTGCCGGAACAACCATCGGAGGATTCGTTGCACGACGCACCTTCGGGTTCGACCGCTCAGCAATGCTCGCGCTGAAGCGCTCACGGACGCCGCGGTAG
- a CDS encoding MurR/RpiR family transcriptional regulator: MTSEEHVSVTERIRRGMGDCTPAERKVARVLLASSPSAGFETVAKLAARAGVSGPTVVRFAVRFGFTGFPEFQQALRDDLDQRSASPMAIYDRDLSASGARSAEETSVLDRAAETTTRAIAGTFAEVAPHDFEAGVAAIAGARGQVWLAGGRFGGLFARYLAQHLQMLRAGVTLLPEEPSARAAAMTGIGRADVLVLFDYRRYEEGTRALATRAAKRHTPVVLFTDSWLSPIALDATVVLASQTDSPSPFDAMSPVLALVEAVIAGCLESLGDPATERMRRTEATADELGLY; this comes from the coding sequence ATGACGTCAGAAGAACACGTGTCTGTCACTGAGAGGATCCGCCGCGGAATGGGTGATTGCACCCCCGCTGAACGTAAAGTTGCCCGGGTTCTGCTCGCCTCTTCTCCGTCGGCAGGGTTCGAGACTGTTGCCAAACTCGCCGCTCGTGCTGGCGTAAGTGGTCCGACGGTGGTGCGGTTCGCCGTTCGATTCGGCTTCACCGGTTTTCCGGAATTCCAGCAGGCGCTGCGGGATGACCTCGACCAACGTTCCGCGTCACCCATGGCGATCTACGACCGCGACCTGTCGGCGTCCGGCGCGAGAAGTGCGGAGGAAACGAGCGTTCTCGACCGAGCAGCCGAGACAACCACTCGTGCCATCGCCGGGACCTTCGCTGAGGTCGCTCCTCACGATTTCGAAGCCGGTGTCGCCGCTATCGCTGGCGCTCGTGGTCAGGTGTGGCTGGCCGGTGGCCGCTTCGGTGGCCTCTTCGCACGGTATCTGGCGCAGCATCTTCAAATGCTGCGGGCGGGCGTCACCCTCCTTCCGGAGGAACCCAGCGCGCGCGCCGCGGCCATGACCGGCATCGGTCGCGCCGACGTCCTTGTCCTGTTTGACTACCGCCGCTATGAGGAGGGAACGCGTGCACTGGCGACTCGGGCCGCGAAGCGTCACACGCCCGTCGTACTTTTCACCGATTCGTGGCTCTCGCCGATAGCGTTAGATGCGACGGTGGTGCTCGCCAGCCAAACCGATTCGCCTTCCCCGTTTGACGCAATGAGCCCCGTTTTGGCTCTCGTCGAAGCGGTGATTGCCGGATGCCTCGAATCGTTGGGCGACCCCGCGACCGAACGAATGCGCCGGACGGAAGCGACTGCCGACGAACTGGGTCTCTACTAG